In Trichoderma atroviride chromosome 2, complete sequence, one DNA window encodes the following:
- a CDS encoding uncharacterized protein (TransMembrane:1 (i36-57o)): MESAKAAEKGPLLELLSTPPDAARGQHGPRRGWRYYVGRSVMILFALLIGSYAFRWVTAPGAVYSSHMPRQIDDELMAKRLAASQRTQPLLLHHQHDGQKQVRLGGKAQAYSPPGSAKDGQYLIGVGKADITGPVVEINMMGYANFEQVGSGVRQRLYSRAFIVGDLHSPEDRFIYLVLDTQAGDTAVRYGILRGLRELGPDYAMYGHNNLAVTATHSHSGPGAWLNYLLPQITSLGFDKQSYQAIVDGCLLSIRRAHESLEPGSLTAGTTKVFGANINRSLYAYLANPAEERAKYNVSAEDDGSVEKDLTLLKFRRASDGKSIGVLTWFPTHGTSMLANNTLITGDNKGVAAYLFEKKVREREHETDDFVAGFSQANMGDASPNTLGEWCDDGSGERCDWISSSCKSTGRSRKCHARGPFFREKDEGTASCFEIGTKQYEAALDLYLSMDAMPANVKGSGVKAFHRFHDMADFQFQLPNGSTARTCSAALGYSFAAGTWDEPGHYEITQHGSNESNTNPAWKLIRWVVGAPSPEQIQCHSPKPILLNVGKTRFPYHWTPDIVDLQTFRVGQFIIIVSPGEATTMAGRRWKEAVAESSKVQLADELDGNEPIVVFGGPSNTYTHYITTEQEYGRQRYEGASTLYGPHTLAAYIDRTKALLPLLRDDAPGRDSNSSDTGPLPPDNSDKSIGLNTGVLFDTTPQSRSFGDVIINVGRSQFTRGEKVKATFVGANPRNNLRLEETYAAVEHRHPGEPEWNTVRDDSDWALVYQWKRTSLFKGTSEATVIWDIEDWAKPGEYRLRYFGDARSIDGEVTAFEGKSAAFTVS; encoded by the exons ATGGAGTCGGCTAAAGCCGCAGAGAAGGGCCCCCTTCTCGAGCTGCTTTCAACACCGCCGGACGCTGCGCGCGGTCAGCACGGGCCgcggcgaggatggcgataCTATGTTGGGCGGTCTGTGATGATTCTTTTTGCGTTGTTGATAGGGTCATATGCGTTTCGCTGGGTCACAGCGCCCGGTGCCGTTTACAGCAGCCATATGCCGCGGCAAATCGACGACGAGCTTATGGCTAAAAGGCTAGCGGCATCGCAACGGACACAACCTCTACTGTTGCATCACCAGCATGACGGCCAAAAGCAGGTGAGGCTGGGGGGCAAAGCTCAGGCCTATAGCCCACCTGGCAGTGCGAAAGATGGCCAGTATCTCATTGGGGTTGGAAAGGCGGATATCACGGGACCCGTTGTCGAAATCAACATGATGGGCTACGCCAACTTCGAGCAGGTCGGCAGCGGCGTCCGCCAACGCCTCTACTCGCGGGCCTTTATCGTTGGCGACCTTCACAGTCCGGAAGACAGATTCATCTATCTCGTTCTGGACACGCAGGCCGGCGACACTGCCGTCCGATATGGCATCCTCCGAGGCCTTCGGGAGCTGGGGCCTGATTATGCCATGTATGGACACAACAACCTGGCCGTCACCGCGACTCACTCTCACTCTGGGCCCGGCGCCTGGCTCAACTATCTCTTACCCCAAATCACCAGCCTAGGATTCGACAAGCAGAGCTATCAAGCCATCGTGGATGGCTGCTTATTATCTATTCGCCGTGCACATGAGAGCCTGGAGCCGGGTAGCTTGACCGCCGGCACCACAAAGGTCTTTGGCGCCAATATCAACAGAAGTCTCTACGCATATCTTGCCAATCCAGCAGAGGAAAGGGCCAAGTACAACGTCAGCGCGGAGGACGATGGGTCTGTGGAGAAGGATCTGACTCTGCTTAAATTTAGAAGAGCATCCGATGGCAAAAGCATTGGCGTGCTTACTTGGTTCCCCACCCATGGCACTTCGATGTTGGCCAACAACACCCTAATAACGGGAGACAACAAAGGCGTGGCCGCTTACCTATTTGAGAAAAAGGTGCGTGAAAGAGAGCATGAGACGGACGACTTCGTCGCCGGCTTTTCTCAGGCGAATATGGGCGATGCCAGCCCCAATACGCTTGGTGAGTGGTGTGACGATGGCTCTGGCGAGAGGTGCGACTGGATATCAAGCTCCTGCAAGAGCACTGGCAGAAGTAGGAAATGCCACGCAAGAGGACCTTTTTTCAGAGAAAAGGATGAGGGAACGGCGTCTTGTTTTGAGATTGGCACGAAACAGTACGAAGCCGCCCTCGACTTGTACCTTTCGATGGATGCCATGCCGGCAAACGTAAAGGGATCAGGCGTCAAGGCATTCCATCGCTTCCATGACATGGCTGATTTCCAATTTCAGCTGCCCAATGGCTCGACGGCTCGCACATGCTCAGCGGCGCTGGGCTACTCTTTCGCAGCCGGCACCTGGGATGAACCAGGTCACTACGAGATCACACAGCATGGCTCCAATGAGTCAAACACAAATCCCGCTTGGAAATTGATACGATGGGTTGTTGGAGCCCCCAGCCCCGAGCAGATACAATGCCATTCCCCAAAGCCCATCCTCTTGAATGTTGGCAAGACTCGCTTTCCGTATCACTGGACACCGGATATTGTAGACTTGCAGACTTTCAGAGTCGGTCAGTTTATCATCATTGTCAGTCCTGGAGAAGCAACAACAATGGCTGGCCGTCGATGGAAAGAAGCGGTTGCTGAGAGCAGCAAAGTCCAGTTGGCAGACGAATTAGATGGCAATGAGCCCATTGTCGTTTTTGGAGGACCCAGCAACACGTATACTCACTATATCACAACTGAGCAGGAGTATGG TCGCCAACGCTACGAAGGGGCTTCGACTTTGTATGGACCACACACCCTAGCGGCTTACATTGATCGAACCAAGGCTCTACTTCCTCTTTTGAGGGATGATGCTCCTGGCAGAGATTCCAACTCCAGTGATACTGGACCCTTACCCCCGGACAATAGCGATAAATCCATTGGCTTGAACACGGGCGTCTTGTTTGATACGACACCACAATCTCGTTCATTCGGGGATGTGATTATCAACGTTGGCAGGTCTCAGTTTACACGCGGAGAGAAAGTAAAGGCAACATTTGTCGGAGCCAACCCAAGGAACAATTTACGACTAGAAGAGACGTATGCCGCCGTTGAGCATCGCCATCCCGGTGAGCCAGAGTGGAACACCGTGCGCGATGACTCGGACTGGGCACTCGTCTACCAGTGGAAGCGAACCAGTCTGTTCAAGGGCACCAGCGAAGCGACAGTTATATGGGACATTGAGGACTGGGCGAAGCCAGGAGAATACAGGCTCCGCTACTTTGGCGATGCCAGATCCATTGACGGCGAGGTTACGGCGTTTGAAGGTAAAAGCGCGGCGTTTACGGTCAGTTAA
- a CDS encoding uncharacterized protein (EggNog:ENOG41~TransMembrane:2 (o16-35i232-254o)), with translation MGADGMGLIKLPSRHWRAAVIVGCTLLLALPLYQLRDHQAAGYYKQYIYDHLPTYLQGPGVYNNTLYHEGTEAAVHSQWNFSSPCHGFPNMDSIMLVMKTGATEAYDKLPTQLLTGLQCIDDFLIFSDLEQQVGKYHIYDALDRVDPKIREKYEEFKLYEAQKECPVSQKDCTADMEGGWALDKFKFLNMVVRTWELRPDRDWYVFAEADTYVVWPTLVHWLRNKVNPRDNVYIGSVAMMAGFPFAHGGSGYIVSGALMRKMASIPDIAKFDDMAGDECCGDVLFSKAAKEAGTKVLNAHPMFNGEKPNTLPYGPGHWCEPLFTMHHMNSEEISGVWQYEQTRTNKDLMQIREMYYAFFAPKMVQHRKDWDNLSDDTCYIAPDEESQKKAPNAAKDRQKKEEDKNIVQKNAHNSPAACAKVCESEGLDIPADKYEKLDTETDRSQLIRSKYDEKTGDKGFKKDRKCFQWRFQKGVCCTSKSFKLGKPKREKEDKDKMTSGWFVRGINDWIETQGECPLDWRNPH, from the exons ATGGGAGCCGACGGCATGGGCCTCATCAAGCTGCCGTCCCGTCACTGGCGGGCCGCCGTCATCGTGGGCTGCacgctgctcttggccctGCCCCTCTACCAGCTGCGCGACCACCAGGCCGCCGGCTACTACAAGCAGTACATCTACGACCATCTGCCCACCTACCTGCAGGGCCCGGGCGTCTACAACAACACGCTCTATCACGAGGGCACCGAGGCCGCCGTGCACTCGCAGTGGAACTTCAGCTCGCCATGCCACGGCTTCCCCAACATGGACAGCATCATGCTGGTCATGAAGACGGGCGCCACCGAGGCCTACGACAAGCTGCCCACCCAGCTGCTCACCGGCCTGCAGTGCATCGACgacttcctcatcttctcggACCTG GAGCAGCAGGTTGGTAAATATCACATCTACGATGCCCTCGACCGCGTCGACCCCAAGATCCGCGAAAAGTACGAAGAGTTCAAGCTCTACGAGGCGCAAAAGGAATGTCCCGTCTCGCAAAAGGACTGCACCGCCGACATGGAGGGCGGCTGGGCGTTGGATAAGTTCAAGTTCCTCAACATGGTGGTGCGCACCTGGGAGCTGCGTCCCGACCGCGATTGGTATGTCTTCGCCGAGGCCGATACCTACGTCGTGTGGCCGACTCTGGTCCACTGGCTGCGCAACAAGGTCAACCCGCGCGACAACGTCTACATCGGCAGCGTTGCCATGATGGCCGGCTTCCCCTTTGCccacggcggcagcggctacATCGTCTCCGGCGCCCTCATGCGCAAGATGGCTTCGATCCCGGACATTGCCAAGTTCGACGACATGGCCGGCGACGAATGCTGTGGCGACGtgctcttctccaaggccgccaaggaagCTGGCACAAAGGTCTTGAACGCACACCCCATGTTCAACGGCGAGAAGCCCAACACGCTGCCTTACGGACCCGGCCACTGGTGCGAGCCTCTCTTCACCATGCACCACATGAACTCGGAGGAGATTAGCGGCGTGTGGCAGTATGAACAAACACGCACCAACAAG GACCTCATGCAAATCCGAGAAATGTACTACGCTTTTTTCGCTCCCAAGATGGTCCAGCACCGCAAGGACTGGGACAATCTGTCAGATGACACTTGCTACATTGCTCCCGATGAGGAGAGCCAGAAAAAGGCTCCGAATGCCGCCAAAGACCGCCagaaaaaggaggaagaCAAGAACATTGTGCAGAAGAACGCGCACAACTCACCCGCCGCTTGCGCCAAAGTGTGCGAGTCCGAAGGGCTCGATATTCCCGCAGACAAATACGAAAAGCTGGATACAGAAACTGATCGCAGCCAGCTGATCCGATCAAAGTACGATGAAAAGACGGGAGACAAGGGCTTCAAAAAGGATCGCAAATGCTTCCAGTGGCGATTCCAAAAGGGCGTTTGCTGCACGAGCAAGAGCTTCAAGCTCGGCAAGCCcaagagggagaaggaagataAAGACAAGATGACGAGCGGGTGGTTCGTCAGGGGCATCAACGACTGGATCGAAACACAAGGAGAGTGCCCCCTGGATTGGAGAAATCCTCACTAA
- a CDS encoding uncharacterized protein (EggNog:ENOG41), protein MVQVHGVPSLSQSGNDTLEAGSGRSENKVVSREEHAQRARELMIKRGMMRAPRRGWSLTEYQAQNDGPHHFHAAMPTTIDRIPEHAAVPASPAPQQPIQEQPVQKQPVQLPQRPKLPPPRRSYSVTDKEPEPANQPRPSARLTLLDLPSELHYAIFDFLDPIDGACLGLTHSKLYDIHRRKNGTVPLSSRYSGPNDIEWAWRGAGPLVHPHSNISNTENDLERLRVKGQVYCRKCGISRCELHRHLKDWFGKDAEYCEIKEMYGPPARSNAKGYCFMRSPKNPHWCGRHGAKTTASQ, encoded by the coding sequence ATGGTTCAAGTACATGGAGTTCCATCCCTCTCCCAGAGCGGCAATGACACGCTCGAGGCGGGCAGCGGCAGATCTGAAAATAAGGTCGTGTCGAGGGAGGAGCACGCTCAGAGAGCTAGGGAGTTGATGATTAAGAGAGGCATGATGAGGGCGCCTCGGCGGGGGTGGTCCTTGACGGAGTATCAAGCACAGAATGACGGACCGCATCACTTCCATGCCGCGATGCCTACGACCATCGATCGCATTCCGGAACATGCGGCCGTCCCTGCAAGCCCGGCACCGCAGCAGCCCATCCAAGAGCAGCCCGTCCAGAAGCAGCCCGTCCAGCTGCCGCAACGCCcgaagctgccgccgcctcgccGCTCGTACTCTGTCACAGACAAGGAGCCAGAACCTGCGAATCAACCTCGACCATCTGCTCGCCTCACCCTTCTTGACCTTCCTTCCGAGCTGCACTACGCCATCTTTGACTTCCTCGACCCCATCGATGGCGCATGCCTCGGCCTTACACACTCCAAGCTGTATGATATCCACCGCCGCAAGAATGGCACTGTCCCGCTGTCTAGCCGGTATTCCGGCCCCAACGACATCGAATGGGCATGGCGGGGTGCCGGACCTCTTGTGCACCCGCACTCCAACATCAGCAACACTGAAAACGACCTGGAGCGCCTGCGGGTCAAGGGCCAGGTATACTGTCGCAAGTGCGGCATCTCACGCTGCGAACTCCACAGGCACCTGAAAGATTGGTTCGGCAAGGACGCCGAGTACTGcgagatcaaggagatgTACGGCCCACCGGCCAGATCTAATGCAAAGGGATACTGCTTCATGCGGTCTCCCAAGAATCCTCACTGGTGCGGGCGTCATGGGGCCAAGACAACGGCATCTCAATGA